TGACCATGAGTGCGCTGGTTATCAGCGTGGTGGGCATTGTCGGCAAGATTGGCACGGGCGATTTCACCCTGATGGTGGATGGCCTGCAGCTGGTGCTGGCGATTGCTTTGATGACCTTGGCAGTGCTGGTAGCTCGTCACTGTGGCAGCGGCCTCTTGAAGAAAGAAGAGGACCCTGCTATGTCAGCGGAATAATAATAGATTTTTGTAAGTGTGGCTGGTCAAATTTTGACTGGTCACACTTTTTCTTTATGTGTCAAATGTTATGGCCAAATTTTATTGTGTAGGGTATAATAAGAGCATTATGAGATAAAGGAGAGCGTGTTCCTATGGAGATAAAGAAATCAGCGTGCCCTTATGACTGCCCCGACTGCTGTGGCCTCGTGGTGACGGTGGACAAGGGAAAAGCCCTGAAAGTGGAAGGCGATACGGAACATCCTTTTACCCGCGGGACGCTTTGTCCGAAGATGGCGCATTACGAGCGCACGGTACATTCGGCAAAGCGCCTGACGACACCCTTAAAGCGGGTCGGGAAAAAAGGAGACGGAAAATTCGAGCCCATCAGCTGGGATGAGGCCATTGCCGAAATCGCCGCCCGCTGGCAGGAGATTATCGCCCGTGATGGGGCAGAGGCAATATTGCCCTATTCCTATGCAGGCACCATGGGAACTATTCAGTACAGTGCGGGCCATGCTTTGTTCTATGCGCTAGGGGCAAGCAGCCTTGATAGAACCATCTGTGCACCCGCCAAGGGTTACGGCTATCGGGCGTTGATGGGCGGCACTCTGCCTACGGCGCCGCAGGAAGCCCAGCACAGTGACTTGATTATTCTTTGGAGCATCAGCATGCTGGCCACGGATATCCATTTCAAGCATGATGTGGATATAGCCCGGAAAAACGGCGCCAAAGTCATCTGCATTGACACCTACGAAACGAAAACGGCTCAATATGCGGATGAATTTATCCGGGTTAAGCCGGGCACAGATGGCGCTCTGGCTTTGGGGCTGCTCCATATTATCGCTCGGGACAAGTTGGCAGACGAAGATTTTATCGCTGCGTTTGTACATGGCTGGCAGGAACTGCAGGCAGAGGTTTTGCCCCGCTATACGCCGGAAACTGTGGCAGAAATTACCGGTGTTGGTGTAAATATAATAGAAGCATTTGCTCATGAACTGGCAAATGCCAAGGCGCCCTTTATCCGTTTGGGCAGCGGTCAGTCTCGTTATGGCAACGGCGCTATGACTTCAAGGCTGATTACCTGTCTGCCGGCGGTGCTCGGGACATATGCCAGAAAGGGAGGCGGCATGCTGACGTCTTCTTCTGGCAGCAATGCCTTTGATAAGGACATCATTCGCCGTCCCGATATGGAGAAGGCTGGGGTGCGCCATATCAATATGATTAAGCTCGGCGAGGTGTTGACGGATAAGAATCTGCAGCCCCAGGTCAAGGCGCTCTATGTCTATTCCTCCAATCCGGCCTGCACAGCTCCTGACCAGAACAAGGTTATGGCTGGGCTCATGCGGGAGGATTTATTTACCGTTGTCCATGAACGCTTTATGACGGATACCGCACGCTTTGCCGATATTGTCCTGCCGGCCACCACATCCTTGGAGCACGAGGATATCTATTATTCCTATGGCCAGTATGTGATTCAGCGCGGGCGGCAGATTATCCCGCCGGTAGGTGAGAGCAAATCCAACTGGCAGGTAACTCAGGCCTTGGCCAAGGCCATGGGACTTACGGATGATTTCTTCTGTCAAGGGGAAATAGACTTAGTCAACCACATTATGGCGAGTACAAAGACCTGCTGGCCCCTGCCGGTTGACTTGTCAAAATTAGAAGCCGGGGAGCCGGTGGAACTTCCTCTGCCGCAAAACTACAAGCTGGACTTTAAGACCCCCTCGGGGAAAATCGAAATTCTCAATCCCAAAATCACCCCTGCCTTGCCGGATTATTTTCCGCCCCACTACGCAAGCGATGGGGGAGAGTTTATCCTGATTAATTCCCCTGACCCGCGGATTTTGGACAGCTCTTTTAACGAACGCGAAGAACTTACCCGCAGCGGCGTCATGGTACTGCAGGTAAATCCTGCCGACGCGGCGCGGTTAAATCTTCGCGATGGCGATAAGGTCATGGCAGAAAATACCTATGGTTCGGCAGAATTTTCCTTGAAACTTAGCGATAGAGTTGCCCCGGGAACGGCCGTCAGCGAAGGCGTCTGGTGGCAGGAATACACAACCTGCGGCAATACCAACCGCCTGCTCTCGGCTCGTACCACAGACAAGGCCGCAGGCAGTACCTTTTACGACGCACGCATAAATCTCCATTCGCTAAGTTAAAAGGCTGGATAATAACCCAAAAGCATAGTATAATGTAAGTTAGAGCATGAGCCTGCAAAGAAAATAGAGCGCAGGCCAATTCATAGAACTGATTATATATATGTATGGGGGCGCCTAATATGGAATTTCGCCAGTTGGAGTATTTTTGCACCATTAGTCACTTGAAGAACTTTACGCGCACCGCCGAGACCCTGCATGTGTCCCAGCCTTCCGTAACCAAGGCCATCAAGGCTTTGGAAGCCGAACTGGGTCTGGTGCTTATCGACCGCAGCCAAAAGAAGGTCAATCTGACACCAGAGGGACAGGCCTTTCTCCTGCACGCCCAGAAAATCATGAGCGCGGCCAGTGCTGCTAAGAAGGATATGGCGCGTTATCGCGGGGACAGCAGAGGAAAAATCCAGTTTGGCCTGCCGCCGATGGTGGAAGCTTATCTTTTTCCGGACCTCTTTACCAAGTTTCAAAGTTCCTTCCCGGACATCAGTCTCGATGTGCAGGAATACAGCGATTCTGACGAGGTTCGCAACCGGCTGGCCTTGGGGGATTTGGACTTTGGCATTGTTCTGGGCGAGGTGCGGACTCCGGCGGAAAATGAAATGCTTTTGATGCAGGATAGCATGAGCGTTTGTTTGCCGACATCCCATCCTTTGGCGAACCAGGAAAAAATCGGCTTTGGCGATATCGCTGCAGAAAAATTCATCATGCAGCAGCCCCATACCTATCAATATAAGGAAGTCTGCCGCCGCTGCAATGAGGTGGGCTTTGTGCCGAATATCACTCTGTGTACGTCTCAGCTAAAGACCATCAAACAGCTCGTGGCTAACGGCATGGGCATTTCCATCCTGCCCAACTTCGTCACGGGCACGGAGAATATCTTTGTCCGCCGTCCGCTCTTGCCGAACCTTTCCGTGCAGATAACCTTGAACTGGAGTATCGGCAAGCAGCTTACGGATGTGGATGAGCAGTTCAGCGGCTTTATCAAAGATTACGCAGAAAAGCATTTATAAACAGGAAAAACGCAAAACCTCGCGAATAATGTAATGTAGTACATATTCGCGAGGTTTTTTCTATGAACAATCTGGAATTAATAACCGTAGATACGGGAGAGAAAATGGCGGAGCTGTTCGCCAAAGTGGAGCTCTATGAGATTTATATGGAGTGCTTTGCCCAGCCGCCTTATGAGGAAGTCTTTACGGCGGATGAGGTGCAGCAGCTTTTTGCCCAGTATGCGGACAAGGGACGCATCATCCTTTGTCTGGATAGTGAGCTTGACCGTTGTGCCGGCTTTTTGGCAGCGGTGCCGCTAGTTGAGGATGAGGAAGTGGCCCGGATTGCAGCAAACCATGGGCTGAATGTGGAAGATTACTGGTTCTTGGAGGAGGGCGGCGTAGGCAAGGCCTACCGTCACCGGCAGATTTTTTCGTCCATGGAACAGGAAATGCGCACGAAAATCCCCGTCAAAGGGTTACTGAGCCGCACCAAGACCATCAATCTGGCTTCACTGAAGGCGCATAAAAAACTCGGCTACCGCGTGGTGCAGGGCATGACCCAGTTGGTGAAATATCAGCATCTGTCCGGGGAAATGCGGCAGGACGAGCGGGTTTTTATGAAGTTCTGGCCAAAGTAAGGGATGGCAATAAATTTTCTTTACATCTCGGGCGGCCTATGCTATACTAACGAAGGTGTTTGACACCAATCCACAGCCCGGACGGCGAAGTACTCCGACGCCATCTTAGCTGTAGGACATTAAGCTTTATTTTATAGGAGGAGTTTTCACATGTTGACTCAGGAAGCAAAACAGGAAATCATGCAGAAGTATGCCGTTCACGAAGGTGACACGGGTTCTCCGGAAGTACAGATTGCTGTACTGACCGCTCGCATTCAGTACCTCACGGATCATCTGAAGGAGCACAAGAAGGACCATCATTCCCGTCGTGGCCTGCTGAAGATGGTTGGTCATCGCCGCCGTCTCCTCAGCTACCTCTACAAGAAGGACATCGAGCGTTATCGTTCCATCATCGCTAAGCTCGGCATCCGCGCTACGATCGGCTAATAGCAAGATTTGCTTAGAAAAGCGGGAGATTTCCCGCTTTTTTCTTTATCTATTATCCGCAAGGTGACAGGATTCATACAATAGATGTCGAACTATAATAAAGTATGAGTTTGACGTAGGAGGAGAATTATGCAAAGTTTTGAAATGGAACTGGGCGGCCGCAAGCTGACGATTGAAACCGGCAAGCTGGCAAAACAGGCCAACGGCGCTGCCTTTGTTCGTTATGGTGATACGGTAGTGCTGGTTACGGCTACTGCATCCGCAGAACCCCGTGAAGGCGTGGATTTCTTCCCGCTGACCGTGGACTATGAAGAAAAGATGTATGCTGCAGGCAAGATTCCCGGCGGTTTCATCAAGCGCGAGGGCCGTCCGTCTAGTGACGCCATCCTTTGCGCTCGTCTGATTGACCGTCCGATTCGTCCGCTGTTCCCGAAAGGCTACCGCAATGACGTACAGATTGTGGCTACGGTTATGTCCGTAGAGCAGGACAATGCACCGGAACTGGCAGCCATGATTGGTGCCTCTGCAGCACTCTGCATTTCCGATATTCCTTTTATGGGCCCGATTGCCGGCGTGCGCGTAGGCCGTGTAAATGATGAATTCGTCATCAACCCCACGGAAGAACAGCGCAAAGTCAGCACCTTGAACCTTACCGTTGCTGGCTCCAAAGATGCCGTTATGATGGTGGAGGCTGGTGCCAACGAACTGCCGGAAGATGTTATCCTCGATGCCATCCTCTATGGTCATCAGGAAATCCAGCGTATCGTAGCATTCCAGGAAGAAATTCAGCAGGCCTGCGGGAAGGAAAAACGTGAATCCAAGCTGTTCAAGGTGCCGGAAGAACTGGAAGCCGGTATCCGCGAATATGCCAAAGACCGTCTGGATGAAGCTACCCGTAACCCGGATAAGCTCGACCGCGACGCCCATATCGCCGAAATCAACGCCGATACCATGGAACATTTCCTCGTAGATTACCCGGAAATGGACAAGGAAATCGCTATGGCCCTGCATGATTTGGAAAAAGAAATCGTGCGCCACATGATTACCCATGAAAAGATTCGTCCGGACGGCCGTGGCCTCGAAGAAGTGCGTCCGGTAAGCTGCGAAGTAGGTCTGCTGCCGCGTGCACATGGTTCCGGACTCTTTACCCGTGGCCAGACGCAGGTTATGACGGTTACGACCCTTGGTCCCATGAGCGACGAGCAGATTATCGACGGCCTTGGCCCCGAAACCACGAAACATTACATCCATCATTATAACTTCCCCGGCTATTCTGTCGGCGAAGCAAAACCCATCCGCAGCCCGGGACGCCGCGAAATCGGTCATGGCGCTCTGGCAGAACGCGCTCTAGTGCCGGTAATTCCGTCCACGGATGAATTCCCGTATACCATCCGCCTTGTTTCGGAGATCCTTGAATCCAATGGTTCCAGCTCCATGGGCTCCGTCTGTGGCAGCACGCTGTCCCTGATGCAGGCCGGTGTTCCCATCAAGCGTCCGGTTTCCGGCGTGGCTATGGGCCTGGTAAAAGAAGGGGATGCTTATACCATCCTGACCGATATTCAGGGCATGGAAGATGCTCTGGGCGACATGGATTTCAAGGTAGCTGGTACGGAAAAAGGCGTAACGGCTATTCAGATGGATATCAAAGTGGACGGCATTGACCGTAACATTCTGTCCTCGGCATTGCAGCAGGCAAAACGTGGCCGTGCGTTCATTCTGGACAAGATGCTGGCTTGTATTGCCAAACCGAATGATGACTTGTCTCCGTATGCACCGCGCGTGGAAACAATCACCATCAAGGTGGATAAGATTCGCGACGTTATCGGTACGGGCGGCAAAGTGGTTAAGGGCATCATCGATGCAACGGGCGTACAGATTGATATTCACGAAGACGGCAACATTTTCATTTTCTCCGCAGATGCAGAGGGCATGAAGAAAGCTCGCCAGATGATTGAAGACATCGTGCGTGAAGTTGAGGTTGGCGAAGTTTATACCGGTAAGGTTACGCGCCTAATGAAGTTCGGCGCTTTCGTAGAACTGCTGCCTGGCAAAGAAGGTCTGTGCCACATCTCCCAGCTGGCTAAACGCCGCGTTGAAAATGTGGAAGATGTTGTGCAGGTTGGCGACCAGCTCGAAGTCAAAGTCGTTGAGATTGACGACAAGGGTCGCGTAAATGTCAGCCACAAAGTTTTACTGTAAGATAAAAATTTGACAAGTCAAATCTGACATGTCAAAATAAGGAGAAGGTAGGGGAAAATCCCTCTGCCTTTTCTAAAATCTATCCAACTGTGGTTAATGGAAATTACACACAGTTGGACGTGGATAACTGGAGAGGAGTATTTATGGCTGATAATAAACTGACAATCCCCGAAGATTTTAAGGAAACGAATCTGACCGTTAAAAATAATTTGGACATGACCGCCATCACGCCGGATTTTTTTGTGGCTTACTACTGGCAGTTCCTGCCACGTTATATTGCCAGCGGCCGACCGACTCAGGATACCATGCGGGATTACTGCATCCATATCAATGCCTTTATCAAATGGTGCTTTGCCAATCAGCGACATCCCTTGGATATCCAGGACTATCAGATGCGCGTCTACATGGAATACCTCTTTAGCCAGAACTATTCCGAAAATACCATTGCCATCAAGCTGGCTGCTGTCCGGGCCTTTTTCCATACGGCCTGCAAAATGGACCTCATCAAGGCCAATCCCTGCGACGATATCAAATCTGAGAAAAAAATCAGCTGGGACGAACAATTCCGTTTTTACTCCTCTGATCAGATTCAAAAAATGTGTGACTATGTCAAACACATTAATGAGGACAACGAGTTCATCCGTTACCGCGATACGCTGATGATTTACCTTATGGGCGTGGAAGGTTTCCGCAACGTCGAAGTCCACCGCCTCTGCGATGAAGATATCAACTGGGAATACCGCTCCATCAACGTCCGCGGTAAAGGCCATGGGGGAATGGTTTACCCCTGCGATGCCACCTTCACCGTTCTGGAACGCTATTTGGCTGCTCGTCCCCGCCCCACCAAAGATGGCAGCCTCACCCCCACCATTATTTCCGACCATCGTCACAACTATGGACGCATCAGCCGCAACGGCATCCGCGACATCATGAACCGTATCCTTCGTGGCTGCGACCTCAAACATCCTGGCTACTCCTGCCATATCCTTCGTCATAGCTGCGGCACCAACCTCTACAGCGAAACCAAAGACATCCGCCTGGTTCAGGAACAGCTCCGCCATTCCGACCCCAAGATGACCGCCAGATATGCCCATGTGCACGAGAGAATGACCAACCGTCATACGGAGAAATTGGCACCCAAAATTGATTAAATGGCCAAATTCGCTTTGAATCGCCTAGAAGCTTCTGTGAGCGATTTTTTGACAACAGGCAATACCTTATATGCGTAAAGGCTTTGCGTAGCCTTAAAAACGATTCTAAGAGACTGTTTTTTCTAGAACACAAAAATGTGAGTATTCATATATTATTCATGACTTTTCAAAAAGAAGTTATGGCGCCCTAGATGACATAAAAAATCATCCGCATCAAATAATAATGATGCGGATGATTTTTTTACGAGTAGCTCAAACTCATGAAATCTTAATGACTAATCGTTCAAGAGATTCCTTTCTTAGAATAAATAGTTCATTTTTATGTTTATCATCATCACATTCTTGATAAGGAATATAAATTGTAATGCACACTTATCTTGACACATTTCTACCACTCCCTATTTGTTCAGTAGTATGTGTCTTTTTATTATTCAAATTCAAAATTCACATCTTTACCATAGCGGTCGGGATAATATTCTTTAATATAAGCACTCATTATTATACAATACTCTTTTAAATCATTATAAAGGTCAGCATCTAAATCATTTATATTATGTTTTTTTATCAAATTATATGCACGTTTGAAACTGCCATATGCAGGCGGTTCAAAACCTGCCATAAGTTCATATTCTCCTTCAAATATGGTAAGCATAACAATATTTTTATCAACATTCGGATGTATTTCTTTATAATAATGTTCTGCAATATTAGGTAAAGCACCAGTATCAGATGAATAAATATTTTTATTCATTCTTATAATAAAAGAATTTAAACTGTTTCTCCAAAGTATATTAGGATTACCAATGTACTTTTTCCTTCTTTCGTCTCGATACATAAGCCATATTTTGTTTTTTAATTTCTCTTTTTGAGAAGATATATTTTTCAAATCATAGTTCTGTTCCTTTAATAATTTATTTTCTTTTTTCAAATTAACTATATCTTCATTAAGGTTATCCGTATTGATAATTGCTTCAATATAAGCTTTTACTTCTATCTCAGAATCAGAGAGTAAATTAACACTATAATTCTTTTTATTAACTTTTATAATTTTTGAAGCAACAGTAGTAACTTCATCATCAGTTAAAACCATATTTTGTGTCTTCGAGTACGATGACACAAGCACACCGGCTTGTTCTGTAGCTAATCTCATGGCATCTTCCAATGCATGTTGTTTTGCACTGTTAAGAGATTCAGATGATCCAGCAATATACATACCCGTAACGTTTATTGTTTTTTCTGCAGCAAATGCTGATGCTGTAAAAGAAAAAACACAAATAAGTACATATACTAACAATTTATTCATGATTTTCCACCTTCTATAAATCTAAAATTAAACTATCTATATATTATTGTTCGATAAAAGTAAATTATATATTATAAGCAACAAAAATTGGAAGTTGTCATCATGCACCAAAAACGTACACAGCTGAATTCAAGACCAAGATTGTTCTGTTGATTATTCAAATGGAAGCAAGAATTATGAGAGTGTAAAATTAAGTGTGTAAGTTACCGGTAACAAACTTACGCACTTAATTTTTATTCGAAAGTGCGGTACAGTATCATCATAATGACAGAAACGGAGTACAGCACTTATGCCAAGACGAAAAAACAGAGGCAATGAAAAAGGACAGGCTATCGCCAAACTTATCATGGAGCAATATCACCCCCAGAATAAGGAGGAAATGCAGGATGCTATAAAAGATGTATTTGGCCCCATGCTGGAAGCTATGTTGCAGGGAGAAATGGACAACCATCTGGGCTATACATCTAACGACCACGGCAGCAAGGATACAGACAATCGCCGCAATGGCTATATCGACAAGACCGTTCGAAGCAGTTTTGGTGAAATTCCCGTCAGCGTTCCTTGCGACAGGGATGGTTCCTTTGAGCCGCAGGCTATTCCTAAACGGTCAAAGGATATTACGGGTATTGAGGATAAAGTCTTGTCCATGTATGGACGTGGTATGAGCCAGCGTGATATATCCTCGACCATTGAAGACATTTATGGCTTCAGCCTGTCAGCGGAAAGTATCTCAAACATCACCGACCGTGTGCTGGAGGAAGCTGAAGTCTGGCAGAATCGGCCCCTCAAGCCCTTTTATCCCTTTATATTTGTAGACTGTCTTTACGTCCCTATACGGCAGGAGTACGAGACGAAAAACTGTGCCATCTATGTGATTCTCGGCTATGATTTGGATGGTATCAAGGATATCCTAGGCTTATGGATTAGCGACACCGAAGGCAAGCATAACTGGATGCAGATTTTTGACGAAATTAAGACACGCGGTGTTGAAGACGTGGCTTTCATCAGCATGGACGGTGTTTCCGGGCTGGAAGAAGGGGCAAAAGCAATTTTTCCACAGGTGGTGGTACAACGCTACATTATGCACCTTATCCGCAATTCTATTAAGTATATCCCCTCCAATAATTTGTTAATCTATCTCTAATGCCGTTACCTGCGACGTCCCATAGGTTCTAAAACAATATCCGAATCCCTGAACATTCATATCGAGTAATTAATCAGAAGATTCTTTTATGTGTTCTGTTCTGCATTTACGCTGTGATTTCCTGCTAAAGATACTAAAAAGAGAAATTGATTTGTCAATTTTTGATTTGTCAACTTCTCTAAGATAGATAATATTTACTTGTTTATGATTTTGAGGCATTTAAAATAAATCGTGTGGTGTTCTATTTTATAAAATAATAGCTAATCTGGTTGGGTATAGCACTCATGACACCTATTAAATATTGGAATACTGTACAGCAAAAATCATATTTCTAAGTCCCTATATAGTTCATTTTTAGGGGTGTATCCCTTGCTAAACCCTTTGCCAGCTTCAACTTCATGAATTGTTTTCAAAAATTCACTTTCCTCTTTACCCGTGATTGTAAAAGGGATTTTATTTTGGTTATGATTCTAGCCAATGCTATGGACAGTGGATTACGCGTTGGTTAGATAGCCTTTATTGGATGATAAGCCTGTAATGCTTTTTCTATTAGTTTATTAAGACTAATTCCCTGGTTTTGAGCACAAATAGCCAGTTTTTCATGAAGTTGCGGTGTGATGCGGACATTGAAACTGCCTTTATACGCTGTTTCAGGTGCTACGCCATCTTCCTTGCACATTGCTAAATAATCATCAACTGCCCCGTGAAAATCAGCAATTAGTTCAGTTGCATTTGCACCTTCGTAAGAGATTAAGGAGCGTATGCCCAATACCTTGCCATAAAAAACAGTATCATTTTCTGAGATTTCAACAGAACCCACATACCCCTTATATCGCATAGTATTATTCACAGTAAGCCCTCCTCCGATATCATTTTTGATGATTTTTAACAACCAAATATAGTTGTAAAAAATACCTAACAAATCAATTGACTTGTCAGGTATTTTTATATTGTACAACGTGTTAAAATTTTCCAAGCAAGGGATAGTGGTATTCCTTTTCGTTAATCACCTTGAAGCAGGCGATTATGGAACAGCAGAACCATACGATGCCGAGCAGGAACACTATCGGCCAGAGGAGCACTCCGACCAGCAGCATGGTAAGCACTGCAACTATAGCACTAATCACGCCGAAGATTGCTTGGGCCAGCAATGCCTGCTTGGCGTGTCCGGCGATAAAATCGTCATGCTTATCGTAAATCAAATACAATCCCAGCGGCACCAGTACATAGCCAACACCGAAGAACAGGTAGCCGATGTGGGCAGCCAGTGCTAATGCTTTTTGCTTTCCATCTATCATGAGAAACCACTCCCTATCGTTTATTATTCCTCTGCCATGCGGGAGGTTTTGATATGGCTCAGTTCCACCGAATAGGCGGCGCCAAAGCGGCGGTTCATTTCCTCATCGCTGGGAATTTCTTTGGGCGGTGAAGCCGGTTCAGAGGGTTTTAATGCTGAAATGGGTTTCAAGTCCTCCAGCTTGTCCTCGACGCTGGCCAGGTCATTTTGCACGCTGCCCAGCTTTGTCTGGCTGTCTTCGTTGTTATCGCCCTGCAAATCGGTAATCTGGTTCTCGAATTTGCTTTTCTGAGCCTTCAGGGCTTCAATCTCGTCCTCTTTGTAGGACGGCTGCTTAATGGGCCCATGGTAGGCCTGCATGGCATGGTGAACATTGTTAAGTGATATCAAGCGCTCACTCTT
The Selenomonas ruminantium AC2024 DNA segment above includes these coding regions:
- a CDS encoding molybdopterin-containing oxidoreductase family protein; the encoded protein is MEIKKSACPYDCPDCCGLVVTVDKGKALKVEGDTEHPFTRGTLCPKMAHYERTVHSAKRLTTPLKRVGKKGDGKFEPISWDEAIAEIAARWQEIIARDGAEAILPYSYAGTMGTIQYSAGHALFYALGASSLDRTICAPAKGYGYRALMGGTLPTAPQEAQHSDLIILWSISMLATDIHFKHDVDIARKNGAKVICIDTYETKTAQYADEFIRVKPGTDGALALGLLHIIARDKLADEDFIAAFVHGWQELQAEVLPRYTPETVAEITGVGVNIIEAFAHELANAKAPFIRLGSGQSRYGNGAMTSRLITCLPAVLGTYARKGGGMLTSSSGSNAFDKDIIRRPDMEKAGVRHINMIKLGEVLTDKNLQPQVKALYVYSSNPACTAPDQNKVMAGLMREDLFTVVHERFMTDTARFADIVLPATTSLEHEDIYYSYGQYVIQRGRQIIPPVGESKSNWQVTQALAKAMGLTDDFFCQGEIDLVNHIMASTKTCWPLPVDLSKLEAGEPVELPLPQNYKLDFKTPSGKIEILNPKITPALPDYFPPHYASDGGEFILINSPDPRILDSSFNEREELTRSGVMVLQVNPADAARLNLRDGDKVMAENTYGSAEFSLKLSDRVAPGTAVSEGVWWQEYTTCGNTNRLLSARTTDKAAGSTFYDARINLHSLS
- a CDS encoding LysR family transcriptional regulator — translated: MEFRQLEYFCTISHLKNFTRTAETLHVSQPSVTKAIKALEAELGLVLIDRSQKKVNLTPEGQAFLLHAQKIMSAASAAKKDMARYRGDSRGKIQFGLPPMVEAYLFPDLFTKFQSSFPDISLDVQEYSDSDEVRNRLALGDLDFGIVLGEVRTPAENEMLLMQDSMSVCLPTSHPLANQEKIGFGDIAAEKFIMQQPHTYQYKEVCRRCNEVGFVPNITLCTSQLKTIKQLVANGMGISILPNFVTGTENIFVRRPLLPNLSVQITLNWSIGKQLTDVDEQFSGFIKDYAEKHL
- the rpsO gene encoding 30S ribosomal protein S15; the protein is MLTQEAKQEIMQKYAVHEGDTGSPEVQIAVLTARIQYLTDHLKEHKKDHHSRRGLLKMVGHRRRLLSYLYKKDIERYRSIIAKLGIRATIG
- a CDS encoding polyribonucleotide nucleotidyltransferase, which gives rise to MQSFEMELGGRKLTIETGKLAKQANGAAFVRYGDTVVLVTATASAEPREGVDFFPLTVDYEEKMYAAGKIPGGFIKREGRPSSDAILCARLIDRPIRPLFPKGYRNDVQIVATVMSVEQDNAPELAAMIGASAALCISDIPFMGPIAGVRVGRVNDEFVINPTEEQRKVSTLNLTVAGSKDAVMMVEAGANELPEDVILDAILYGHQEIQRIVAFQEEIQQACGKEKRESKLFKVPEELEAGIREYAKDRLDEATRNPDKLDRDAHIAEINADTMEHFLVDYPEMDKEIAMALHDLEKEIVRHMITHEKIRPDGRGLEEVRPVSCEVGLLPRAHGSGLFTRGQTQVMTVTTLGPMSDEQIIDGLGPETTKHYIHHYNFPGYSVGEAKPIRSPGRREIGHGALAERALVPVIPSTDEFPYTIRLVSEILESNGSSSMGSVCGSTLSLMQAGVPIKRPVSGVAMGLVKEGDAYTILTDIQGMEDALGDMDFKVAGTEKGVTAIQMDIKVDGIDRNILSSALQQAKRGRAFILDKMLACIAKPNDDLSPYAPRVETITIKVDKIRDVIGTGGKVVKGIIDATGVQIDIHEDGNIFIFSADAEGMKKARQMIEDIVREVEVGEVYTGKVTRLMKFGAFVELLPGKEGLCHISQLAKRRVENVEDVVQVGDQLEVKVVEIDDKGRVNVSHKVLL
- a CDS encoding tyrosine-type recombinase/integrase encodes the protein MADNKLTIPEDFKETNLTVKNNLDMTAITPDFFVAYYWQFLPRYIASGRPTQDTMRDYCIHINAFIKWCFANQRHPLDIQDYQMRVYMEYLFSQNYSENTIAIKLAAVRAFFHTACKMDLIKANPCDDIKSEKKISWDEQFRFYSSDQIQKMCDYVKHINEDNEFIRYRDTLMIYLMGVEGFRNVEVHRLCDEDINWEYRSINVRGKGHGGMVYPCDATFTVLERYLAARPRPTKDGSLTPTIISDHRHNYGRISRNGIRDIMNRILRGCDLKHPGYSCHILRHSCGTNLYSETKDIRLVQEQLRHSDPKMTARYAHVHERMTNRHTEKLAPKID
- a CDS encoding type II toxin-antitoxin system HicB family antitoxin, giving the protein MNNTMRYKGYVGSVEISENDTVFYGKVLGIRSLISYEGANATELIADFHGAVDDYLAMCKEDGVAPETAYKGSFNVRITPQLHEKLAICAQNQGISLNKLIEKALQAYHPIKAI
- a CDS encoding DUF4870 domain-containing protein, which codes for MIDGKQKALALAAHIGYLFFGVGYVLVPLGLYLIYDKHDDFIAGHAKQALLAQAIFGVISAIVAVLTMLLVGVLLWPIVFLLGIVWFCCSIIACFKVINEKEYHYPLLGKF